CGCACGATGATGTTGCCGGCTTCGATGGCCTGGCCACCGTAGATCTTGACGCCGAGGTATTTCGGGTTCGAATCGCGACCGTTGCGGCTGGAACCTACGCCTTTTTTATGTGCCATGACTCAATGCTCCAGTTGCTCAGGCGTTGATGCCCGTGATCTCGATTTCGGTGAAATGCTGACGGTGACCCTGCTGACGCTTGTAATGCTTGCGGCGGCGGAATTTGATGATGCGGATCTTGTCGGCACGGCCGTGCTTGCGCACGGTGGCGCTGACGGTGGCGCCTTCGACGACCGGCGCACCGACGGTGACCGACTCGCCCGAACCGACCAGCAGCACCTGGTCAAAGCTGACCGTGGCGCCCTCTTCGGCGGTCAACAGTTCCACGCGCAGGACGTCGCCCTGCATGACGCGGTACTGCTTGCCACCGGTCTTGATGACTGCATAACTCATGGGAATGCCCTTCTGTCGTTATTCTCTTGGGTATCGCCATGACCCTTTACAGGTCTGGCGAACCGCGGATTATAGCGACGTGACCCCGCGCTGGTCAATTACTGACCACGCCGGCCCCGAACGGCCTTGCCGCGCGCCAGCGGCGAGCCGTTCAGTGGCCCGACCTGGGCGCCGGAATGGCCGGCTTCGCGGCCGCGGGACTGGCCGGACACTGGCCATTGGCGTCCAGCGTACCCTTCTGCTGCAGCTGCCTGATCATCGCCTGGCCGCGCTCGCGCCCCCAGGCCTGGCCCACCTTCATGCCCTCGGCCATCGTTACCGGCATCTGCGTGATGACCTTCTGGCCCAGCGGGGAGCGGTAGAACTTCAGCAAGCCGGCGACATCCTGGGCGGTGAAATGGCGCTGGTAGATCGGCACCATCTGGCCCAGCAACTGCCGGGTGCCGCTGGCGTCGATGAAACCCTGCCAGTAGGACGCCGGAACGCAAGGCACGGCCTGACCCATCACCGTGACCATCTGCGTGTTCATCTGCCCGAACATGCGATCCATGTGCATCACCTCGAACAGTTCGCGCACCTGCTTTTCGCTGGGCTGCGCGGCAACGGCCTGTCCGGCGGCGACCAGTGCCAGCGCTGCGGCAGCAGCGATTCCCGCCCATTTGTGCATGACTGGCCTCCGTACGGGTGAAACCGGCATTTAGCCACAGCCGGCACGGCGGGCCAAATCGACCGCCACCTGACGCCGTCGACACTGAACCATCAGAACTCCTTGGTATAGTAATGGTTCCCCCCCATATCCGGCGTCCATGGACACCATACGCATCCGCGGTGCGCGCACGCACAACCTCAAGAACATCGACCTCGACCTGCCCCGCGATCAGCTGATCGTGATTACCGGCCTGTCCGGTTCGGGCAAATCCTCGCTGGCCTTCGACACGATCTACGCCGAAGGCCAGCGCCGCTACGTGGAGTCGCTTTCCGCGTACGCGCGACAGTTCCTGTCGATGATGGAGAAGCCCGACGTCGACCACATCGAAGGCCTGTCGCCGGCGATCTCGATCGAGCAGAAATCCACCTCGCACAACCCGCGCTCCACCGTGGGCACGATCACCGAGGTGTACGACTACCTGCGCCTGCTGTACGCCCGCGTGGGTACGCCGCGCTGTCCCGACCACGGCATCCCGCTGGAAGCGCAGACGGTGAGCCAGATGGTCGACGCCACGCTGGCGCTCGATGCGGAGACCCGCTACATGCTGCTGGCGCCGGTGATCCGCGAGCGCAAGGGCGAGCACGTGCAGGTGTTCGAGCAGTTGCGCGCCCAGGGCTTCGTGCGTGCCCGCGTCGACGGCGCGGTGTACGACCTCGACGCCGTGCCGCCGCTGACCCTGCGCCAGAAGCACACCATCGAGGTGGTCGTCGACCGCTTCCGCCCGCGCGACGACATCAAGCAGCGCCTGGCCGAATCGTTCGAGACCGCGCTGCGGTTGGGCGACGGGCTGGTGATCCTGGCGAACATGGACGATCAGTCCGCGACGGAGCAGCTGTTGTCCTCGCGCTATTCCTGCCCGGTCTGCGACTACTCGCTGCCCGAGCTGGAGCCGCGACTGTTCTCGTTCAATTCGCCGGTGGGCGCCTGCCCGTCCTGCGACGGCCTCGGCGTGACCCAGGTGTTCGACGCCGCGCGCGTGGTCGGCCACCCCGAGCTGGCGCTGTCCAGCGGCGCGGTGCGCGGCTGGGATCGACGCAACGCGCACTACTTCCAGCTGATCCTGTCGCTGGCGGCGCACTACGGCTTCGACGTGGACGCACCGTGGCAGAAGCTTCCAGCGGACGTCCAGAAGGCCATCCTGTACGGCAGCGGCAAGGAACGCATCGCGTTCCGCTACATCACCGAACGCGGCGGCAAGGTCACCCGCGAACATCCGTTCGAGGGCATCCTGCCCAACCTGGAACGACGCTACAAGGAAACCGAATCCGCCGCGGTGCGCGAGGAGCTGGCGAAATACATCAGCGACCAGCCCTGCCCGGTCTGCGAAGGCCAGCGACTCAACCGCTCGGCGCGCAACGTGTTCGTCGCCGACCATGCGCTGCCTTCGCTGACCCATCGTTCGATCGACGACGCGCTTCAGTTCTTCGAAGAACTGAAGCTCACCGGCTGGCGCGGCGAGATCGCGGTGAAGATCGTCAAGGAGATCCGCGAGCGGCTGACCTTCCTCAACGACGTGGGCCTGAACTACCTCACGCTCGATCGCCAGGCCGACTCGCTCTCCGGCGGCGAGGCACAGCGCATCCGCCTCGCCTCGCAGATCGGCGCCGGTCTGGTCGGCGTGATGTACGTGCTCGACGAACCCTCGATCGGCCTGCACCAGCGCGACAACGAACGCCTGCTCGGCACGCTGACCCGGCTGCGCGACCTCGGCAACACGGTGATCGTGGTGGAGCACGACGAGGACGCGATCCGCATGGCCGACCACGTGCTCGACATCGGTCCCGGCGCCGGCGTGCACGGCGGCGAGATCGTGGCGCAGGGCTCGGTGCAGGACATGCTCGATTCGCCGCGCTCGATCACCGGCCAGTTCCTTTCCGGCGAACGCGCGATCGAGGTACCCAAGGAACGCCGCCAGCCGATCGACGACGAGTCGTGGCTGCACCTGAAAGGCGCCAGCGGCAACAATCTCAAGAACGTCGATCTGGCGATTCCGGCCGGCCTGTTCACCTGCGTCACCGGCGTGTCCGGATCGGGCAAGTCGACCCTGGTCAACGACACGCTGTTCCGCCTCGCCGCCGCCGAATTGAACGGCGCCAGCACGCAGGCGGCGCCGCACAAGTCCGCCACGGGCATGGACCTGTTCGACAAGGTGGTCGACATCGACCAGTCGCCGATCGGCCGCACGCCACGCTCCAACCCGGCCACCTACACCGGCCTGTTCACCCCGCTGCGCGACATGTTCTCGCAGGTGCCGGAAGCGCGCTCGCGCGGCTACACGCCGGGCCGCTTCAGCTTCAACGTGCGCGGCGGCCGCTGCGAGGCCTGCGAAGGCGACGGCATGATCAAGGTGGAGATGCACTTCCTGCCCGACGTTTACGTGCCCTGCGACGTCTGCCACGGCAAGCGCTACAACCGCGAGACGCTGGAGATCCTGTACAAGGGCCACACCATTGCCGACGTGCTCGACATGACGGTGGAGGACGCGCTGAAGCTGTTCGAGAACGTGCCGACCATCGCGCGCAAGCTCGACACGCTGCGCGCCGTGGGCCTCGACTACATCAAGCTGGGCCAGAGCGCGACCACGCTGTCGGGTGGCGAGGCGCAACGCGTGAAGCTTTCCAAGGAACTCTCCAAGCGCGACACCGGCCGCACCCTGTACATCCTCGACGAGCCCACCACCGGCCTGCACTTCCACGACATCGAGCAGTTGCTCGACGTGCTGCACCAGCTGGTCGACCAGGGCAACACCGTGGTAGTGATCGAACACAATCTCGACGTGATCAAGACCGCCGACTGGGTCGTCGACCTGGGCCCCGAAGGTGGCGCGGGCGGCGGTCGCATCCTGGTTGCCGGCACGCCGGAAACCGTGGCCGCCACACCCGCATCGCACACCGGCCATTTCCTCGCGCCGCACCTGAAACCGGCCAAGCCGAAAAAGCCGGGCACCGCCAAGCGCATCAAGGCCGCCACCAAGCACATCGCCTCGGCCGACAAGTACAAGCCGATGCGCGGCAGCGGAAAAAAGAAGAAGCCTGCATGAGCAACTTTTCGTCCGGCATTGCCGAAAACGGTACAGGAACGCCCGACGTCCCCCTGTTCGTCGCCTCGCTCGGCGTGCGCTGGCGCGACCTCGATGCGTTCAACCACGTCAACAATTCCAGCTACCTCACCTACCTGGAAGAGGCGCGGCTGCAGTGGCTGAGCCACGTGCCCGGCCCCTGGTTCGACGAGCACGCGATGCCAGTGATGGCCGCCAGCCAGATCAACTACCGTCGCCCCATCGCCTGGCCTGCGCAACTGCAGGTGCAGTTGTTCTGCGAGCGCATGGGCAACAGCTCGATGACCATCGCGCACCGGGTGATCGACGCCGACCAGCCCGACCGGCTGTACTGCGACGGTCACGTGGTGATGGTGTGGATGGACCCGGCCAGCGGCAAGCCCGTGCCGCTGCCCGAGGCGATCCGCGGCGCCGCCATCTAGCCGACCATGCGCATCCCGGTCGCCCGCACCTCATTCACGGTCCGCCCGGGCGGGTCCGGCTGGGTCGAGACGATTGCAGGCGCGCGCCATGACTGGCGCTTCCGGCCGCACTTCCACGCCGGCGACGAAATCGTCGAGGTGCTGGCAGGCCGGGCGCGGCTGCGCCTTCCCACGACCTGCCGCGAGGTTGCCGCCGGCGACAGCGTCGTGGTGCCGGCGGGCGTGATCCACCGCTTCGAGCCGGTGGACGGCAGCGGCTGGGCGTTCATCTCGCGCTTCGTGCCGCCGGCCACGGAGAATGTCCCGGCTGGCGGTCCCCGCGATGCGCTGGGCGTGCAAGCCAGGGCGTTGCTGGGCGAGCGTCCCTCGTTGCACACCGACGTGGAAGCGATCGCGCAAGCCTGCGCGGTTTCCTCCGGACATCTGGCGCGCACGTTCCGCCGCGAGACCGGCAGCAGCCTGCACAACTTCCACGTCCTGCTGGCCCTGCACAAGGCCAAGGCCCTGTTGCGCGATCGCGCCTTGATCATCGACGCGGCGCTCGAAGCGGGCTTCTACGACCAGGCGCATCTCAACCGCGAATTCGTCAAGACGTTCGGCATGACTCCCGCTGTATTCCAAGCGGGCTGGGCAGCGGTATAGCTCAGGGCGTCCCCGGCTCGAGCTCAAGCGCCATGTACAGCGTGTCCGGCAGCGGGTTGTCGTAGTACGGCGCCACCGGGCGAAAGCCCAGCGCGACATACAGCTGCCGCGCCGCCGTCATCGAGGCCAGCGTGTCCAGCAGCACCCGCACGTAGCCGGCCCGGGCCGCCGCGGCGATCACCGCTTCGGCCAGTCGTCGCCCCAGCGCCTGGCCGCGCGCCCCGGGTCGAACATAGAGGCGCTTGATCTCGCATGTGCCCGGCTCCGACCAGGGGCGCAACGCCACGCACCCCTGCACCGATCCGGCACCATCGCGTGCGATCAGGATCGCGCCCCGGGGCGGCGCGTACTTGCCGGGCAGCTGTGCCAGCTCCGCAGCCACGTCCTGGAAGGAAAGGTCGATGCCGAGGCTGTCCATGTAGTCGAGGAACAGCTCGCGCACGATCGCGGTTTCGTCCGGCAGCCGGGCCGCGGCGATATCGATCGTCGAAGTAGCGGACATGGTGGGTCTCCATGCGGAATACGCACGCCACGATAGTGAATCCCCGGCGCCGGCGCTTGGACAGTCCTGACCAGCACGGGAACCGGTGCAAGGCAGGCGTCCACCGCACACAGCGACGCAGTCGGCACGCGACATGCACCCACCCTCGTTATGATGGCAATCCACTCCCCACGATGGAATGCGCCCCCATGACGACGCCACATCGCACTGTTACTGCCTTCACCATCCTCGCCTCCACCTGCATCGCCGCCCTCGCCGGCACCTCCGCGGCGCATGCCGCCGAAGCCACCGAACTCACCCTGTATCGCAGCGACAGCGCCGCGCTGTATGCCGGCAACGATGGCGGCAGTGTCAACGACGGCTATGCCGTGGTGCGCGAACAGCGCACGCTGGAGCTCGCCGCGGGCACGCACGACGTGGTGATCGGCGACCTGCCGAATTCGCTCGACGCCGAGGCGCTGGCGCTGGGCTTTCCCGACCGCAATGCGAAGGTGGTTTCGCAGCGCCTGCTGTTGGCGCAGGGCGCGAATGCGGCATTGACCGGACTGGTCGGTCATGCGGTGGAAGTGCTCGGCGCCGGTGGTCTGCCGCTGGCCGACGGCACCCTGCTGCGCGCGGGTGACGGTCTGCTGATACGCGGCGTTACCGGCACCACGCTGGTACGCAACTACGCCTCGGTGCGCAGCACCGACGGCAAGTTCCCGCTCGGTTCCAGCCTGGCTCTGCGCGTGGACGCAGCACGCGCCGGCACGTCCCGCGCCGTGCTCAGCTATCCCACCTCGGGCCTGGGCTGGCGCGCTGCCTACGTGGCGACGCTGCAGCCGGGCGCCACCTGCCGCATGCAGTTCGAAGCGCGCGCCAGCATCGCCAACCGCAGCGGGCGCGACTGGCACGATGCGAAGCTCACCCTGATCGCCGGCGAGCCGAACATGGCCAAGCCGTCGGCGCCGCAACCGATGATGGCGATGGCACGCGGTTTCAACGCAAAGGCCGACGCCATGCCGCAACAGGACAGCATCGGCGACTATCGCAGCTATGCCCTGCCCGGCGCGATCGAGCTGCCGGATGGCAGCGTCAGCCAGGTGCCGCTGTATGCCAGCCGCGCGATGGATTGCACACGCACCGCGTTGTACGAGAACGGCGGCAGCTTCCAGCCGCAGCAGCCGATCGTGAACCGCGACTTCAACCAGGGCGGCGGCAACACCATCGTCAGCACCCTGAAGCTGAAAGCCTTCGACAGCCTGCCGGCCGGCTACCTGCGCGTACTCACGGCCGACCGCAACGGCACGCCCCGGTTCATCGGCGAAGGCCGCATCGACGACACGCCCAAGGGCAGCGACGCCACCATCACCCTGGGCACCGCGTTCGACCTGCGCGCCGAACGCGAGCGCACCAGCTTCAGCATCGACAAGGCCGCCCGCACGATGGACGAAGCGTTCCGCATCGACTTGAGCAATGCCGGCGAGAGCGCGCGCACCGTGACGGTCCGCGAGCATCCCGGCCGCTGGCGCCAGTGGGTACTGGTATCGTCCAGCAGCAAGCCCAGCCAGCAGAATCCGGACACGCTGGAGTTCCGCATCGAGGTGCCCGCCCACGGCAAGGCCGTGCTCGATTACGCGGTGCGCTACAGCTGGACCGCCGACGAACAGCCGCAATAATCATTGAACGGAGTCAACCATGCTCAACCTGATCAATCACGACGCGATCCGCGAGATCCAGCTGGCCCGGCCGCCGGTCAACGCGCTGAACCTGGAGCTGGTGCGGGCGCTGCACGCCGCCATCGATGAGGCAGTACGCGACAACGTGCGCGGCATCGTGCTGTCCGGCGCCCAGGGACTGTTCTCCGCCGGTGTCGACGTGCCCGCCCTGCTCGCCTGCGACCGGGCCGGCGTGCGCGAATACTGGCGCGAGTTCTTCGCGCTGTGCGCCACGCTGGCGCGCTGCCCGGTACCGATGGTCGCCGCGATCACCGGCCACAGCCCTGCCGGCGGCGCCGTACTGGCCCTGTTCTGCGACTACCGCGTGATGGCTTCGGGCCCGTTCCGGATCGGCCTCAACGAGGTGCAGGTGGGCCTGATCGTGCCCGAATCGATCCAGCTGGCATTGCGCCGCGTCGTGGGCACTTACCGTGCCGAACGCCTGCTGGTGGCCGGCGCGATGATCGAGTCGGACGCGGCACTGGCCTGCGGCTTCGTCGACGAACTGACCGGCGTGGACCAGGTCACCACCCGCGCCCTGCACTGGCTGGGCGAGCTGCTGGCGCTGCCCTCCAACGCCATGCTGACGACCCGCCGGCTGGCCCGTGCCGACCTGGCTGGCGTCTATGTCGACGTCGACGCGTTGCCGCTGGATGAATTCGTCGACGCTTTCTTCCATCCGGAAACGCAGGCCGTGCTGCAGGCGCTGGTGGCGAAACTGAAGAGCAAGAGCGAGAAGTGAGTGGCGAGGAGTGGGAAGAGAAAGTGGGAGTCGATAGCTCTATCTCGCTTCTCACTCCTCTTCACTCACTCCTCGCCCTTGGCCACGGGCCGCGCCGGATCGCTGACCCAGCCGCTCCATGACGGCGCGTACAGCCGCGAGCCGTGCAGGCCGGCGTGTTCCATCGCCAGCAGGTTGTAGCAGGCGGTGACGCCGGAGCCGCACATGTGCACGACCTGCCCGGGCGCGGCGTCGCCCAGTACGGCGGCGAATTCCTGGCGCAGCTGCGCCGGCGGCTTGAAACGGCCATCGGCCTGCAGGTTGTCGACGTACGGGCGATTGCGGGCGCCGGGCACGTGACCGGCGGCGCGATCCAGCGGCTCGACCTCGCCGCGATAACGTGCGCCGGCGCGGGCGTCGATCAGCAGCGGCGCCGGCGCGGCATGCAGGGCCGCGTGGTCGACGATCACCTGGCCCGCATCGCAGGCCAGCGTCACCTCGGTGGACGTGCGCGGATGGACGTCCGTTTCCAGCGGCAGGCCAGCCGCCTGCCATGCGGCGATGCCGCCATCGAGCACCGCCACGTTGTGCACGCCGGCCAGCCGCAGCAGCCACCACAGACGCGCCGCCGCCAGCGCCCCCGGCCCGGTGTCGTAGCTCACCACCTGCAGTTCCGGCTTCCAGCCCCAGCGACCGAGCACGGCGTTGAAGGCCGACGTCGACGGCAGCGGATGCCGGCCCAGTCCCTCGGGCACGCGCGACATGTCGGAAAGATCGCGTTCCAGGTCGGCGAACACCGCGCCGGGAATGTGGCCGGCCAGGTAGGTACGCTCGCCTTGCGTGCGGTCGGCCAGGTCGACGCGGCAGTCGACGATCAGCACCTCGTCGGACGGCAGCGCCGCCAGTGCATCGACATCGATCAGGGTGGTCTTCAGCGTCATGTCCGTCCCATCCTCTGCAGCAGGTTGTAAAGCATCGAGGCGGTGGCGCCCCAGATGCGATGGCCGCCGTGGACGAATTCCACCATCGGCCGGGTCTGGCCGCGGAACTCCATCGTGTAGCGGCGCAGGTTGGCTGGCTCCAGCAGGAACGCCAGCGGCACTTCGAAGACTTCGGAAACTTCATCCGGCGCCGGGTACAACTGCGCACTGACGTCGATGCTGGCCACCACCGGGGTGATGCAGAAGCCGCTGATGGTCTCGAAACGGTCGAGGTAGCCCAGCGGCTTCACCAGCTGGCGATCCAGCCCGATCTCCTCCTCGCTCTCGCGCAGCGCGGTGGCCAGTGCGTCGTCGTCGGCGGGATCGGTGCCGCCACCGGGAAACGCCACCTGACCGGCGTGCGCCTGCAGGTTGTCGTTGCGCACGGTGAGCACCAGCCGCGGCTGCACGCCTTCGCGAAAGCCCACCAGCACGGCCGCCGGCCGGCGCTCGGTGGTGCCAAGCAGCTGCGCCATGTCCGCATGGTTCCAGCCCGGGCCGGTCGGTGGCGACGACAACGGCAGCAAGGCGTCGATCAGGCCATCGATGCGGTCGTCGATCATGGTTGCCGGCGCAATGGCAGGACCTGCTGCATCACGTACCGGCGTTCGGCCTGGCTCATCATGCGCCAGCGGCCGATCTCTTCGCCGCTGCGCTGGCAACCGATGCAATAGCCCCGCGGGTCCAGTCGGCAGGTGCCGATGCAGGGCGTCAGCGGGGCATCGTGGGCGGCGTCTTCAGCGCGGGCGGGATCGTTCGACATGACCCCGGGATGTTATCACCGCAGGGGTCACGGCCGGGCCGGGTCAGACTTGATCGCCAGCAGTTCGATCTCGAAAACGAGCGCCTCGTTCGGACCGATGCGCGGCAGGGCGCCCGCCTCGCCATAGGCCAGCCTCGGCGGAATCACCACCTTCCAGCGATCACCCGTATGCATGCGCGGAATCACGTCCTGCCAGCCGGGGATCACCTTGTCGACGCTGAAGCTGACCGGCGCACCATGCGCCCAGGTGCTGTCGAACTCGGTGCCATCGATCAGCATGCCGCGATAGTTCACCGTGACCAGGCTGGTCACGGTGGGACTGACCTTGCCGTCGCCCTTGCTCAACACCCGGTACTGGATGCCCGACGGCAACTGCACCACGCCGGGCTGCTGCCGGTTGCTGGCCAGGTAGGCGGCGCTCTTGCGTGCATTCGCCGCGGCGATCCGCTTGAATTCGCTCAGCGCCTCGGCGTGCATCTGCTGGTCGAGGCGCTGCAGCTGCTGGTGCATCTCCTGCATCGACACGCCAGGTCGTCGCCTGGCGTAGGCATCCTCGATCGCCTTCACCAGCACCGGGATCTCCACATCGGGCTTGCCGTCGGCGAACTGGCTGCCGATCTGGTATCCGATCGCGTACGACAGGCTGGCCTTGTCCGTTCGCGCCGGTGCCGGAGCAGCGCTCTGGGCGCAGGCCGCGCCGGCAACCAGCAGCAGGCCGAACGCGGCGCAACGCAGATGTGTGATGCCTTGTTCCACCGATCCTTCCTCTCGCCGGCGCGAGCCTTGATCCCGAGCAAACATCCTAAGCGGTTCGCGCATCCCGTGCAGCGGATCGCGCACGTGGCTTGAGAAACCCGGCGGCGGCAAAGGTTCCCGCTGCTACCATCGGCGGCTTGCAACTGTCAGGAGCCAGCCATGGCCTATCGCAATCTCGAAATCGGCAACCGCGGTGCCGTGCGCACCATCGTCGTCAACCGTCCGGACAAGCTCAACGCACTGAACCGCGACACCTTGAACGAACTGACCCTCGCCTTCGCGCAGGCCGGCCAGGACGACGCCGTGCGCGTCGTGGTGCTGACCGGTGCGGGCGAGAAGGCCTTCGTCGCCGGCGCCGACATCGCCGAGATGAACGGCTATACGCCGGTGCAGGCCCAGGGCTTCTCGCGCACCGGCCAGCGCCTGATGAGCTCGATCGAGCGGCTGGGCAAGCCGGTCATCGCCCGCATCCAGGGCTTCGCACTGGGCGGCGGCATGGAGCTGGCGATGGCCTGCCACCTGCGCGTGGCCAGCGAGAAGGCGAAATTCGGCCAGCCGGAAATCAACCTCGGCCTGATCCCCGGCTTCGGCGGCACCCAGCGCCTGCTGCGCCTGGCCGGCCGCGGCGCCGCGCTGGAACTGTGCCTGACCGGCGCGGTGATCAACGCGCAGCGCGCGTTCGAGCTGGGCATCGTCACCCGCGTCGTCGCGCCCGAGGCGCTGGACGAGGCGGTCGACGCGCTGGCCGATCACCTGGCTGCTGCCGCGCCGCTGGCCGCGGCCGGCATCCTCGACGCGGTGCTGCAAGGTGGCGAAACCGCCATCGACCAGGGCCTGGAATTCGAAACCCAAGGCTTCGCGCTGGCGTTTTCCACCG
This is a stretch of genomic DNA from Rhodanobacter sp. FDAARGOS 1247. It encodes these proteins:
- the rplU gene encoding 50S ribosomal protein L21 gives rise to the protein MSYAVIKTGGKQYRVMQGDVLRVELLTAEEGATVSFDQVLLVGSGESVTVGAPVVEGATVSATVRKHGRADKIRIIKFRRRKHYKRQQGHRQHFTEIEITGINA
- a CDS encoding enoyl-CoA hydratase/isomerase family protein, whose protein sequence is MLNLINHDAIREIQLARPPVNALNLELVRALHAAIDEAVRDNVRGIVLSGAQGLFSAGVDVPALLACDRAGVREYWREFFALCATLARCPVPMVAAITGHSPAGGAVLALFCDYRVMASGPFRIGLNEVQVGLIVPESIQLALRRVVGTYRAERLLVAGAMIESDAALACGFVDELTGVDQVTTRALHWLGELLALPSNAMLTTRRLARADLAGVYVDVDALPLDEFVDAFFHPETQAVLQALVAKLKSKSEK
- a CDS encoding GNAT family N-acetyltransferase — protein: MSATSTIDIAAARLPDETAIVRELFLDYMDSLGIDLSFQDVAAELAQLPGKYAPPRGAILIARDGAGSVQGCVALRPWSEPGTCEIKRLYVRPGARGQALGRRLAEAVIAAAARAGYVRVLLDTLASMTAARQLYVALGFRPVAPYYDNPLPDTLYMALELEPGTP
- a CDS encoding thioesterase family protein is translated as MSNFSSGIAENGTGTPDVPLFVASLGVRWRDLDAFNHVNNSSYLTYLEEARLQWLSHVPGPWFDEHAMPVMAASQINYRRPIAWPAQLQVQLFCERMGNSSMTIAHRVIDADQPDRLYCDGHVVMVWMDPASGKPVPLPEAIRGAAI
- a CDS encoding DUF4139 domain-containing protein — encoded protein: MTTPHRTVTAFTILASTCIAALAGTSAAHAAEATELTLYRSDSAALYAGNDGGSVNDGYAVVREQRTLELAAGTHDVVIGDLPNSLDAEALALGFPDRNAKVVSQRLLLAQGANAALTGLVGHAVEVLGAGGLPLADGTLLRAGDGLLIRGVTGTTLVRNYASVRSTDGKFPLGSSLALRVDAARAGTSRAVLSYPTSGLGWRAAYVATLQPGATCRMQFEARASIANRSGRDWHDAKLTLIAGEPNMAKPSAPQPMMAMARGFNAKADAMPQQDSIGDYRSYALPGAIELPDGSVSQVPLYASRAMDCTRTALYENGGSFQPQQPIVNRDFNQGGGNTIVSTLKLKAFDSLPAGYLRVLTADRNGTPRFIGEGRIDDTPKGSDATITLGTAFDLRAERERTSFSIDKAARTMDEAFRIDLSNAGESARTVTVREHPGRWRQWVLVSSSSKPSQQNPDTLEFRIEVPAHGKAVLDYAVRYSWTADEQPQ
- the uvrA gene encoding excinuclease ABC subunit UvrA; its protein translation is MDTIRIRGARTHNLKNIDLDLPRDQLIVITGLSGSGKSSLAFDTIYAEGQRRYVESLSAYARQFLSMMEKPDVDHIEGLSPAISIEQKSTSHNPRSTVGTITEVYDYLRLLYARVGTPRCPDHGIPLEAQTVSQMVDATLALDAETRYMLLAPVIRERKGEHVQVFEQLRAQGFVRARVDGAVYDLDAVPPLTLRQKHTIEVVVDRFRPRDDIKQRLAESFETALRLGDGLVILANMDDQSATEQLLSSRYSCPVCDYSLPELEPRLFSFNSPVGACPSCDGLGVTQVFDAARVVGHPELALSSGAVRGWDRRNAHYFQLILSLAAHYGFDVDAPWQKLPADVQKAILYGSGKERIAFRYITERGGKVTREHPFEGILPNLERRYKETESAAVREELAKYISDQPCPVCEGQRLNRSARNVFVADHALPSLTHRSIDDALQFFEELKLTGWRGEIAVKIVKEIRERLTFLNDVGLNYLTLDRQADSLSGGEAQRIRLASQIGAGLVGVMYVLDEPSIGLHQRDNERLLGTLTRLRDLGNTVIVVEHDEDAIRMADHVLDIGPGAGVHGGEIVAQGSVQDMLDSPRSITGQFLSGERAIEVPKERRQPIDDESWLHLKGASGNNLKNVDLAIPAGLFTCVTGVSGSGKSTLVNDTLFRLAAAELNGASTQAAPHKSATGMDLFDKVVDIDQSPIGRTPRSNPATYTGLFTPLRDMFSQVPEARSRGYTPGRFSFNVRGGRCEACEGDGMIKVEMHFLPDVYVPCDVCHGKRYNRETLEILYKGHTIADVLDMTVEDALKLFENVPTIARKLDTLRAVGLDYIKLGQSATTLSGGEAQRVKLSKELSKRDTGRTLYILDEPTTGLHFHDIEQLLDVLHQLVDQGNTVVVIEHNLDVIKTADWVVDLGPEGGAGGGRILVAGTPETVAATPASHTGHFLAPHLKPAKPKKPGTAKRIKAATKHIASADKYKPMRGSGKKKKPA
- a CDS encoding AraC family transcriptional regulator, whose protein sequence is MRIPVARTSFTVRPGGSGWVETIAGARHDWRFRPHFHAGDEIVEVLAGRARLRLPTTCREVAAGDSVVVPAGVIHRFEPVDGSGWAFISRFVPPATENVPAGGPRDALGVQARALLGERPSLHTDVEAIAQACAVSSGHLARTFRRETGSSLHNFHVLLALHKAKALLRDRALIIDAALEAGFYDQAHLNREFVKTFGMTPAVFQAGWAAV
- a CDS encoding DUF2059 domain-containing protein — translated: MHKWAGIAAAAALALVAAGQAVAAQPSEKQVRELFEVMHMDRMFGQMNTQMVTVMGQAVPCVPASYWQGFIDASGTRQLLGQMVPIYQRHFTAQDVAGLLKFYRSPLGQKVITQMPVTMAEGMKVGQAWGRERGQAMIRQLQQKGTLDANGQCPASPAAAKPAIPAPRSGH
- a CDS encoding sulfurtransferase; the encoded protein is MTLKTTLIDVDALAALPSDEVLIVDCRVDLADRTQGERTYLAGHIPGAVFADLERDLSDMSRVPEGLGRHPLPSTSAFNAVLGRWGWKPELQVVSYDTGPGALAAARLWWLLRLAGVHNVAVLDGGIAAWQAAGLPLETDVHPRTSTEVTLACDAGQVIVDHAALHAAPAPLLIDARAGARYRGEVEPLDRAAGHVPGARNRPYVDNLQADGRFKPPAQLRQEFAAVLGDAAPGQVVHMCGSGVTACYNLLAMEHAGLHGSRLYAPSWSGWVSDPARPVAKGEE
- a CDS encoding enoyl-CoA hydratase/isomerase family protein; the protein is MAYRNLEIGNRGAVRTIVVNRPDKLNALNRDTLNELTLAFAQAGQDDAVRVVVLTGAGEKAFVAGADIAEMNGYTPVQAQGFSRTGQRLMSSIERLGKPVIARIQGFALGGGMELAMACHLRVASEKAKFGQPEINLGLIPGFGGTQRLLRLAGRGAALELCLTGAVINAQRAFELGIVTRVVAPEALDEAVDALADHLAAAAPLAAAGILDAVLQGGETAIDQGLEFETQGFALAFSTEDMREGTGAFLEKRKAEFKGR
- a CDS encoding FKBP-type peptidyl-prolyl cis-trans isomerase translates to MEQGITHLRCAAFGLLLVAGAACAQSAAPAPARTDKASLSYAIGYQIGSQFADGKPDVEIPVLVKAIEDAYARRRPGVSMQEMHQQLQRLDQQMHAEALSEFKRIAAANARKSAAYLASNRQQPGVVQLPSGIQYRVLSKGDGKVSPTVTSLVTVNYRGMLIDGTEFDSTWAHGAPVSFSVDKVIPGWQDVIPRMHTGDRWKVVIPPRLAYGEAGALPRIGPNEALVFEIELLAIKSDPARP